In one Brevibacillus composti genomic region, the following are encoded:
- a CDS encoding Flp family type IVb pilin, whose translation MKAKETLVRFWKEEDGQALSEYGLILGIIAVAAIAGLVAMKEKIKAVFETIAKSLEAK comes from the coding sequence ATGAAGGCAAAAGAAACGCTGGTGCGTTTTTGGAAGGAAGAAGACGGGCAGGCTCTCAGCGAGTACGGCTTGATCCTGGGAATTATTGCGGTCGCGGCGATCGCCGGTCTCGTGGCCATGAAGGAAAAGATCAAAGCCGTATTTGAAACCATTGCCAAATCGCTGGAGGCAAAATAA
- a CDS encoding A24 family peptidase, whose product MSIDLYTHGICFIGLTIALIYDVWKYRIPNQLTVSLALVGLANGAIQYGWSGFVEHVLGMLAGLGIFFIPYLLGAYGAGDVKMMAAIGAVMGLSFIVANSLVVIAVGGVIAMGLILRRKGWRRIFHLFSLLSIYFFTGKMKEFMSTLKDRSQGAFPYGIAIFIGTLLTMYLEYAGGDL is encoded by the coding sequence ATGAGTATCGATCTGTACACGCACGGAATCTGCTTCATCGGACTGACGATTGCGCTTATCTACGATGTTTGGAAATACCGGATTCCCAATCAGCTGACCGTCTCGCTCGCACTGGTCGGACTGGCAAACGGAGCTATCCAGTATGGCTGGTCCGGCTTCGTCGAGCACGTGCTTGGCATGCTGGCCGGACTCGGGATCTTCTTCATCCCGTATCTGCTGGGCGCATACGGCGCAGGGGATGTCAAAATGATGGCTGCGATCGGGGCTGTCATGGGACTTTCGTTTATTGTCGCCAACAGCCTGGTCGTCATCGCTGTAGGCGGCGTCATCGCGATGGGACTCATTCTTCGCAGAAAAGGGTGGAGGCGAATTTTCCATCTTTTCTCCCTGCTCTCTATCTACTTTTTTACCGGAAAAATGAAAGAATTTATGAGCACTTTAAAGGATCGCTCCCAAGGCGCATTTCCCTACGGGATCGCCATCTTCATTGGGACGCTTCTGACGATGTATTTGGAATATGCAGGAGGAGATCTTTAG
- a CDS encoding TadE/TadG family type IV pilus assembly protein: MRAGWMKGRAVTRWAKREDGQAITEFAVILPVMILLITGVLVFGHMLYAKTLVVLSASQGARVAGAIWDDEGGGEARLKARNTALSILTNGLRGSHTVDVWKSGDSVHVSVTYDYPVKVPIISAFFSSPNVKLEHTAVYKIL; encoded by the coding sequence ATGAGAGCGGGATGGATGAAGGGGAGAGCAGTAACCAGATGGGCAAAACGAGAAGACGGGCAAGCCATTACCGAATTCGCCGTCATCCTGCCCGTCATGATCCTGCTGATCACCGGTGTTCTCGTATTCGGACATATGCTGTACGCCAAAACGCTGGTCGTCCTGTCTGCCAGTCAGGGAGCCAGGGTAGCCGGGGCCATCTGGGATGATGAAGGAGGCGGCGAAGCGCGGCTCAAAGCTCGCAACACCGCGCTCAGCATCCTGACGAACGGGCTGAGGGGATCGCATACGGTCGATGTGTGGAAGTCGGGGGACAGCGTCCATGTATCGGTGACGTACGACTACCCGGTGAAAGTCCCGATCATCAGCGCGTTTTTTTCCAGTCCGAATGTCAAACTGGAGCATACGGCCGTGTACAAGATCTTGTAG
- a CDS encoding TadE/TadG family type IV pilus assembly protein has product MKMPEMRKKRMRWRQMWRRWKRDEKGGALVLFAAFLPVLIAIAGLVIDTGVMAYHQARLAEATDAAAWAGLDSYDRDLWNPPPPARPKVVLIPSEARALASSYLAKNFPAAELTSVEVSGGRIVVETEVTCPFFFMKIFGISEKTLTASAEARMEE; this is encoded by the coding sequence ATGAAAATGCCCGAGATGCGGAAAAAGCGGATGAGATGGAGACAGATGTGGAGAAGGTGGAAGCGGGATGAAAAAGGCGGCGCTTTGGTGCTGTTCGCCGCTTTTCTCCCTGTCCTGATTGCCATCGCCGGGCTGGTCATCGACACCGGTGTGATGGCCTATCACCAGGCCAGACTGGCAGAGGCGACGGACGCCGCAGCCTGGGCGGGGCTTGATTCCTACGATCGCGATCTGTGGAACCCGCCGCCGCCCGCAAGGCCAAAAGTCGTTCTGATTCCTTCGGAGGCGCGGGCTCTGGCTTCCAGTTATCTGGCGAAAAACTTTCCCGCCGCCGAACTGACCAGCGTTGAGGTCAGCGGAGGCAGAATCGTCGTGGAAACAGAAGTCACCTGCCCCTTTTTCTTCATGAAGATATTCGGCATTTCCGAGAAGACCTTGACGGCGTCGGCGGAGGCCCGCATGGAGGAGTGA
- a CDS encoding DUF192 domain-containing protein — MKIFNITKRQWIAENAACADTAVKRLVGLLGKSTLSPGEALVIRPCQAVHTWFMRFSIDCLFVDQEGKIVHLICDLAPWRFSPFIKNAACVIELPPHTISATGTEIGDRLEMTKS; from the coding sequence ATGAAAATTTTCAATATAACCAAAAGGCAGTGGATCGCTGAAAACGCGGCGTGCGCGGACACGGCTGTCAAAAGACTGGTCGGCCTGCTCGGAAAGTCCACGCTCTCTCCGGGGGAAGCCTTGGTGATCCGTCCCTGTCAAGCTGTTCATACCTGGTTTATGCGGTTTTCCATCGACTGTCTGTTCGTCGATCAGGAGGGAAAAATCGTCCACCTGATTTGCGACCTGGCACCGTGGAGATTTTCTCCTTTTATCAAAAACGCCGCCTGTGTGATTGAACTGCCTCCGCACACGATTTCAGCCACCGGCACTGAAATAGGCGATCGACTGGAAATGACCAAATCGTGA
- a CDS encoding Ig-like domain-containing protein, which produces MSEQLHEPGTVTHYMKVEPAVLEMHPGQTAQLKAYLVWMDGREEEITERVRWSTEQPQIGTISKSGAVTVAVVGTMTVLAQYGE; this is translated from the coding sequence ATGTCGGAACAACTGCATGAGCCGGGAACCGTCACGCATTACATGAAAGTCGAACCGGCTGTTTTGGAGATGCATCCCGGTCAGACCGCCCAGCTGAAGGCTTATCTCGTCTGGATGGATGGCCGGGAGGAGGAGATTACCGAACGCGTTCGATGGAGTACCGAGCAGCCGCAGATCGGTACGATCAGCAAGAGCGGAGCGGTCACGGTCGCCGTCGTGGGGACGATGACGGTCCTCGCCCAGTACGGCGAGTAG
- a CDS encoding WG repeat-containing protein, producing the protein MIIGAALVAVTLTINGYALSQKGAEKGADREQPAPAASVPSPPPEGPSSAGESSGKGTSLFGLAKEKAVAAVEIASALKGEPGEHPPAPPAEPPAALPAELSPVEPPLVAGPPLEPTPEPVPPVAAQTASPAAAKKEPPPRPKSASPKKNAASGKMEQPKAQASAAPQPPPKPAQPAPPPNKAAAQEPILQPVQKDGKWGYVKQINPFDKELAISYQYDHAAAFSEGLAVVKKGGKFGYINTQGALVIGFQYEYAAPFQGGTAKVKQDGKLITIDKTGAVVN; encoded by the coding sequence ATGATCATCGGAGCGGCGCTCGTGGCCGTCACCTTGACCATCAACGGGTACGCGCTCTCGCAGAAAGGTGCGGAGAAAGGAGCCGACAGGGAGCAGCCGGCTCCTGCGGCCTCGGTCCCCTCGCCCCCGCCGGAGGGGCCGTCGTCCGCAGGGGAATCGAGCGGCAAGGGCACCTCGCTGTTTGGACTCGCCAAGGAGAAGGCGGTGGCCGCCGTCGAGATCGCATCCGCTCTGAAAGGCGAGCCCGGCGAGCACCCGCCTGCTCCTCCTGCCGAGCCGCCGGCCGCGCTCCCTGCAGAACTTTCTCCGGTAGAGCCGCCGCTCGTGGCGGGCCCCCCTCTGGAGCCGACACCCGAGCCCGTCCCGCCGGTCGCCGCTCAGACAGCATCACCTGCCGCAGCGAAAAAGGAGCCGCCCCCACGTCCCAAGAGCGCATCACCCAAGAAAAACGCCGCATCCGGCAAGATGGAGCAGCCGAAGGCACAGGCGAGCGCAGCTCCCCAGCCGCCCCCCAAACCGGCCCAGCCTGCTCCGCCGCCGAACAAAGCCGCGGCACAGGAGCCGATCCTGCAGCCCGTCCAAAAAGATGGCAAGTGGGGGTATGTGAAGCAAATCAACCCGTTTGACAAAGAGCTGGCAATCTCTTACCAGTATGATCACGCCGCTGCCTTTTCGGAGGGGCTGGCCGTGGTGAAAAAAGGGGGCAAATTCGGCTACATCAACACGCAGGGGGCTTTGGTCATCGGCTTTCAGTACGAGTACGCCGCCCCCTTCCAAGGCGGGACCGCGAAGGTCAAGCAGGACGGAAAGCTGATCACCATCGATAAAACCGGAGCGGTGGTAAATTAA
- a CDS encoding S-layer homology domain-containing protein, with protein sequence MGKRSLFWILVLGLCIQSLFVPAASAAYYEDIQGHWAQKEIEALSKLEVYRLKYGNFHPDRPMARGEALALLNRVLETVYGPVAAGKPNSHIDHRFSYKQETETLLANMRVMLDVQTGFVNSFDPGESMLYYLHLSDRGGMKQPLKKNPEWWLSEQYLQQPLTREEASMILFHVLAPYKMRPINFKPSEVEPYFHGYYTWKQESKYLDTSSPYAAAIAEFKLFTADKTFEPKQQMTRAQFAVVLKRLHDFLQADAPKQFKESQLRQKNIANLYLTVANRAYQLQDQTLLEQYFSRSAQRNLQEIAPLPLHDYTGSLTVKKDENHSNRIWIVGNYQNALTGNYQVEYLFEPDSSNPYGWKVTKVDYKQM encoded by the coding sequence ATGGGCAAACGTTCTCTCTTCTGGATTTTGGTGCTTGGTCTCTGCATACAATCCCTGTTCGTTCCGGCCGCCTCAGCCGCTTACTATGAGGATATCCAGGGTCACTGGGCGCAGAAGGAGATCGAAGCGTTAAGCAAACTAGAGGTGTACCGGCTCAAATACGGCAATTTTCATCCCGACCGCCCGATGGCGCGGGGAGAAGCCCTGGCGCTCCTGAACCGGGTATTGGAAACGGTGTACGGACCGGTGGCCGCAGGAAAGCCGAATTCTCACATCGATCACCGCTTCTCCTACAAGCAGGAGACGGAAACGCTGCTCGCGAACATGCGCGTGATGCTGGATGTCCAGACCGGCTTTGTCAATTCATTTGATCCGGGCGAGAGCATGCTCTACTATCTGCATCTGTCGGACCGCGGCGGCATGAAGCAGCCGCTGAAGAAAAACCCGGAATGGTGGCTGTCCGAGCAGTATTTGCAGCAGCCTTTGACCAGAGAGGAAGCGAGCATGATCCTCTTCCACGTCCTGGCCCCTTACAAGATGCGGCCGATCAACTTCAAGCCCAGTGAGGTGGAGCCGTACTTCCATGGCTACTACACCTGGAAGCAGGAGAGCAAATACCTGGATACCTCGTCTCCTTACGCGGCGGCCATCGCCGAATTCAAGCTGTTTACGGCTGACAAGACGTTCGAACCGAAGCAGCAGATGACGCGCGCCCAGTTTGCCGTCGTACTGAAGCGGCTGCATGATTTCTTGCAGGCGGACGCCCCGAAGCAGTTCAAGGAAAGCCAGCTGCGTCAGAAGAATATCGCCAACCTCTACCTCACCGTGGCGAATCGGGCGTATCAGCTGCAGGACCAGACGCTGCTCGAGCAGTATTTCTCGAGAAGCGCCCAGCGCAATTTGCAGGAGATCGCGCCACTGCCGCTGCATGACTACACCGGCAGCCTGACGGTCAAAAAAGATGAGAACCACAGCAACCGCATCTGGATCGTCGGCAACTACCAAAATGCGTTGACCGGGAATTACCAGGTGGAGTACCTGTTTGAACCGGATTCGTCCAATCCCTACGGCTGGAAGGTTACGAAGGTAGACTACAAGCAAATGTAA
- a CDS encoding sugar ABC transporter substrate-binding protein, whose translation MKKRFSVIGAWILSVSLLLTACGGGNSTAGGNGGEGGSSGEKPKRIALVMRQNVGTFSAQYIAGVKAEVEKNGGELTVFNADTDLAKMASNLDAAVNQRFDGILIDHGTAEALQQGAEKAVKQNIPLVLFDTDIKLPGVPVVEQDDQKLAELSLEKLAEDTGGKGNIVKIWVAGFAPMEKRQITYEAFLKKYPDIKEIAAFGSATNNTALDTQSQMEAILKKYPNKGDITAVWASWDEFAKGATRAIQQAGRTEIKVYSIDLSDEDLQFIQDPSTSWVATAAVDPGNIGRIQAQTVFQKIKGEQVPDSVKLNPVLVKREDLPTDKKITMGELSQYVSEWGK comes from the coding sequence ATGAAAAAGAGGTTTAGTGTGATTGGCGCATGGATTCTGTCTGTCTCGCTCTTGCTGACGGCTTGCGGCGGCGGAAACAGCACAGCAGGAGGCAACGGCGGAGAGGGCGGCAGCTCCGGCGAGAAGCCAAAACGGATCGCGCTCGTCATGCGCCAAAACGTCGGCACCTTCTCGGCCCAGTACATCGCTGGCGTCAAAGCGGAAGTGGAGAAAAACGGCGGAGAGCTGACCGTCTTCAATGCGGATACGGATCTGGCGAAGATGGCCTCCAATCTGGATGCGGCGGTCAACCAGCGCTTTGACGGCATTTTGATCGACCACGGTACAGCCGAAGCGCTGCAGCAGGGAGCGGAAAAAGCGGTCAAACAAAACATCCCGCTCGTCTTGTTCGATACAGACATCAAACTGCCGGGCGTACCGGTGGTGGAGCAGGATGACCAGAAGCTGGCCGAGCTGAGCCTGGAGAAGCTGGCCGAGGATACCGGCGGCAAAGGGAATATCGTGAAAATCTGGGTGGCCGGCTTTGCCCCGATGGAAAAGCGGCAAATCACCTATGAAGCGTTCCTGAAAAAATATCCGGACATCAAAGAAATCGCCGCTTTCGGCAGCGCGACCAACAATACGGCGCTGGACACGCAATCCCAGATGGAAGCGATCCTCAAGAAGTACCCGAACAAAGGGGACATCACGGCGGTGTGGGCTTCCTGGGATGAGTTCGCCAAAGGCGCGACTCGCGCGATTCAGCAGGCGGGCCGCACAGAGATCAAAGTCTACTCCATCGACCTCAGCGACGAGGATTTGCAGTTCATTCAGGATCCGTCTACGTCTTGGGTCGCGACAGCGGCCGTGGATCCCGGCAATATCGGACGCATCCAGGCGCAGACGGTCTTCCAAAAAATCAAGGGCGAGCAGGTCCCCGACAGCGTAAAGCTGAACCCGGTGCTGGTCAAACGCGAGGATTTGCCGACGGATAAAAAAATCACGATGGGCGAGCTGTCGCAGTACGTAAGCGAATGGGGCAAGTGA
- a CDS encoding sugar ABC transporter ATP-binding protein, with protein MTTLQMNGISKSFSGVPALRSVDFEVRAGEVHALLGANGAGKSTLMKILTGAYQADAGRILIDGAECAIQSPQAAKQLGIECVYQEVDTALIPYLSVAENILLDQQVQKKGLIRWSRLYQQAEEILQTFGFSIPVKKQVEACTLSEKQLILIARAAAQQARFIIFDEPTAPLSNKETERLFAIIEQCKRAGMGIIYISHRLVEIFQICDRITVMRDGQHISTKETGDTDIDEVISSMLGKSFDEEFPKAKVPIGKTILEVHKARGGKVREADLQVREGEIVGVVGLVGAGKTELARLLFGADPWEGGELRMGGRPLRLRSPKDAVEAGIVLVPEERRKEGIFVEESVMHNLSVASLAKWAPNGFIQKRLESIQATEIVRTLGVKTADIRQPVGHLSGGNQQKVAIGKWLETDARLFLFDEPTKGVDIGAKSEIYRLIGRLAQEGKGILYFSCEFPEVLGIADRILVMFEGRIVRELSREEATQELIMYYASGGE; from the coding sequence ATGACGACCTTGCAAATGAACGGCATCTCCAAAAGCTTTTCCGGCGTGCCGGCGCTCCGGTCGGTCGACTTCGAAGTCAGGGCCGGAGAAGTGCACGCCTTGCTCGGAGCCAACGGAGCGGGGAAAAGCACCTTGATGAAGATATTGACCGGTGCCTATCAGGCCGATGCGGGGCGCATTCTGATCGACGGCGCCGAGTGCGCCATCCAGTCGCCGCAAGCGGCGAAGCAGCTGGGGATTGAGTGCGTCTACCAAGAGGTGGATACGGCCCTGATCCCGTACCTGAGCGTAGCCGAAAACATCCTGCTGGATCAGCAGGTACAGAAAAAAGGCTTGATTCGCTGGAGCCGCCTCTATCAGCAAGCCGAGGAGATCCTCCAGACATTTGGCTTCTCCATTCCGGTGAAAAAACAGGTGGAGGCCTGTACCCTGTCGGAAAAACAGCTGATTCTGATTGCCCGTGCCGCTGCTCAGCAGGCCCGATTCATCATTTTTGACGAACCGACGGCGCCGCTCAGCAACAAGGAGACGGAACGGCTATTTGCCATCATCGAGCAGTGCAAGCGGGCGGGCATGGGCATCATCTATATCTCCCACCGATTGGTGGAAATCTTTCAAATCTGTGACCGGATCACGGTGATGCGGGACGGGCAGCACATCTCGACCAAAGAGACGGGCGACACCGATATCGACGAAGTCATCTCTTCGATGCTGGGCAAGTCTTTTGACGAGGAGTTTCCCAAGGCCAAGGTGCCGATCGGCAAGACCATCCTCGAGGTGCATAAGGCCAGAGGGGGCAAGGTTCGCGAGGCCGATCTGCAGGTGCGCGAAGGGGAGATCGTCGGGGTAGTCGGCCTGGTCGGGGCGGGCAAAACGGAGCTGGCCCGTCTGTTGTTTGGAGCGGATCCTTGGGAGGGTGGAGAGCTGCGGATGGGCGGACGTCCGCTGCGCCTGCGCTCGCCAAAAGACGCCGTCGAGGCGGGAATTGTGCTCGTGCCGGAGGAGAGGCGCAAGGAAGGGATTTTCGTCGAGGAATCGGTGATGCACAATCTGTCGGTAGCGAGCCTGGCCAAGTGGGCGCCCAACGGATTTATCCAAAAGAGACTGGAGTCGATCCAGGCCACGGAGATCGTGCGGACACTCGGCGTCAAGACCGCTGACATCCGCCAGCCTGTCGGCCATCTGAGCGGCGGCAACCAGCAAAAGGTAGCAATCGGCAAATGGCTGGAAACAGACGCCCGCCTCTTTTTGTTCGACGAGCCGACCAAGGGGGTCGACATCGGAGCAAAAAGCGAGATTTACCGGCTGATCGGCAGACTGGCTCAAGAGGGAAAAGGCATCCTCTATTTTTCCTGTGAGTTTCCCGAGGTGCTGGGAATCGCGGATCGCATCCTCGTCATGTTCGAAGGCCGGATCGTCCGTGAACTGAGCCGGGAAGAGGCGACCCAGGAATTGATCATGTATTACGCCAGCGGAGGTGAGTAG
- a CDS encoding ABC transporter permease codes for MEAKKFSLFDIVYKYGTVAVIAIVILLFSLTNPYFFTYGNITDILRSISIVTFVAIGVTFSLIVGGFDLSVGSTVSLTTVVSASMMVWHEQGPAATLLIPIALAVVVGLLNALLVVKIRIPDLLATLAMLYIVNGVHMTYSKGYSIYANMPMQDGTTAPGKFQEWFLWLGQGEIFSVPVPVVLTFLLVAATHIYLTYTRQGRMLYMTGGNAEAARLSGIPVNRYRTWAYVLSALFAGLGGMLLAARIGTGQVSSGGSLLMDAVAAAFVGFSVFGVGKPNVLGTFVGAILIGVLLNGMTMLNLPYYAYDIVKGIVLALALAVTYYQLRRKRA; via the coding sequence ATGGAAGCGAAAAAGTTCAGTTTGTTTGATATTGTTTATAAATACGGAACGGTGGCCGTCATCGCCATTGTCATCCTGCTTTTCAGTCTGACCAATCCCTATTTCTTTACCTATGGAAACATCACCGACATCCTGCGTTCGATCTCCATCGTGACGTTTGTCGCGATCGGCGTCACCTTTTCCCTGATCGTCGGGGGCTTTGACCTGTCCGTCGGTTCGACCGTTTCCCTGACCACCGTGGTCTCCGCCTCGATGATGGTCTGGCACGAGCAAGGTCCGGCGGCTACCCTGCTGATCCCGATTGCGCTGGCGGTCGTCGTGGGGCTGCTCAACGCATTGCTGGTCGTCAAAATCCGGATTCCCGACCTGTTGGCCACTCTGGCCATGCTCTACATCGTAAACGGCGTGCATATGACCTATTCAAAGGGCTACTCCATCTACGCCAACATGCCGATGCAGGACGGCACGACCGCGCCGGGCAAATTTCAGGAATGGTTCCTCTGGCTGGGGCAGGGAGAGATTTTCTCCGTTCCCGTGCCGGTAGTGCTGACCTTTTTGCTGGTAGCCGCGACCCATATCTATCTGACCTATACGCGCCAGGGACGTATGCTGTACATGACCGGGGGGAATGCAGAGGCGGCCCGCCTGTCCGGGATTCCCGTGAATCGCTACCGCACCTGGGCCTACGTCTTGTCCGCTTTGTTTGCCGGACTGGGCGGGATGCTGCTCGCGGCCCGGATCGGGACCGGCCAGGTGAGCAGCGGCGGTTCTTTGCTGATGGATGCCGTGGCGGCCGCGTTTGTCGGGTTTTCCGTCTTTGGCGTGGGCAAGCCCAATGTGCTGGGCACCTTTGTCGGCGCGATCCTGATCGGGGTGCTGCTGAACGGGATGACGATGCTGAATTTGCCCTACTACGCCTATGATATTGTAAAAGGAATCGTGCTGGCGCTCGCGCTGGCCGTGACGTATTATCAGCTGCGCCGGAAGCGGGCGTAG
- a CDS encoding response regulator transcription factor, which translates to MTSTKILVADDDPNVCEIIRLFCSKQQMDLVVANDGKQALELTEKELPDLIVLDVMMPQMDGFEACREIRKKWDIPIIMLTAKDEEFDRVLGLELGADDYVTKPFSPRELVARIRAIMRRLQPREKQEEELCNQLVFDQLVIDIDKREVTAAEEKVNFRPKEFDLLVHMARSPGSVFSREQLLEQIWGFDYFGDARTIDVHIKKIRQRLQKLPYECIHTVWGIGYKFGVDDT; encoded by the coding sequence ATGACGAGTACCAAAATCCTTGTTGCGGACGACGATCCCAATGTGTGTGAAATTATCCGTTTGTTCTGTTCCAAACAGCAAATGGATCTGGTAGTGGCAAATGACGGGAAGCAGGCCTTGGAACTGACGGAAAAGGAGCTTCCTGATCTGATCGTTCTCGATGTCATGATGCCTCAGATGGATGGCTTTGAAGCATGCCGAGAAATTCGCAAAAAGTGGGACATACCGATTATTATGCTGACGGCAAAGGACGAGGAATTTGACCGCGTGCTCGGTCTGGAACTGGGCGCGGATGATTACGTGACCAAACCGTTCAGTCCGCGGGAGCTGGTCGCCCGGATCCGGGCCATTATGAGAAGGTTGCAGCCGCGGGAGAAACAGGAGGAGGAACTCTGCAACCAGCTTGTGTTTGACCAGCTGGTGATCGATATCGACAAGCGGGAAGTGACGGCGGCGGAGGAGAAAGTCAATTTTCGCCCCAAAGAATTTGATCTTCTGGTCCACATGGCCCGGTCGCCGGGCAGCGTCTTTTCCCGTGAGCAATTGCTCGAACAGATATGGGGCTTTGACTATTTCGGCGATGCGCGCACGATTGATGTGCATATCAAGAAAATCAGGCAGCGGCTGCAAAAGCTGCCCTACGAGTGCATCCACACGGTCTGGGGAATTGGCTATAAATTCGGAGTGGATGACACGTGA
- a CDS encoding sensor histidine kinase, which produces MMGMSKSIFRRLLFSFLATVLIGLGFSGILISFFAKEYIYNSQKEMMLRHAKKVNAAIQNYSEVNQPLLGTLVLLDESFDMRIWLFDRNGKIVATSMKDEVFTGLAVARSIADSVLKGKNAVSELKIEGLEDPMLSVAIPWGKGEKVYGGIILHAPIEGVERTFAHMRETILWATLFGVLLSTAMVSYVSWSISRPLRTIERTTAEIGRGNYTERVKVDTADEIGDLAQTINTLAGRLERVEQERHHLEQVRNDFLANVSHELRTPLTAMQGFLEALQDGLVEEEEARQKYYAVMYAETLHISRLVDDLMDLMKLENNELTLAKFPVDVGGLIEKVALSFRPEAEEKGIEITVERPDTLPKIYADKDRIVQIMKNLVKNAIKFTDEGTIALSAQTDGNWVEIAVSDTGIGISADDQERVWERFFKVDRGRSKKNKGTGLGLAIVKELVELHDGEVTVESEPGKGSRFVVRLPVLDDQRMIS; this is translated from the coding sequence GTGATGGGGATGTCCAAAAGCATTTTTCGCCGCCTCTTGTTCAGCTTTTTGGCGACCGTGCTCATCGGCTTGGGCTTTTCCGGCATCCTCATCTCCTTTTTTGCCAAAGAGTATATCTACAATTCCCAAAAGGAAATGATGCTGCGCCATGCCAAAAAAGTGAATGCGGCCATCCAGAACTACAGCGAGGTCAATCAGCCTCTCCTGGGAACGCTGGTATTGCTGGACGAGTCCTTTGACATGCGCATCTGGCTGTTTGATCGAAACGGAAAAATTGTGGCCACTTCGATGAAGGATGAGGTCTTTACTGGATTAGCCGTGGCCCGCTCCATCGCGGATTCGGTCCTGAAAGGAAAAAATGCGGTCTCCGAGCTGAAGATCGAAGGCCTGGAAGACCCGATGCTGTCGGTGGCGATTCCTTGGGGAAAAGGGGAGAAGGTGTACGGGGGAATCATCCTGCACGCCCCCATCGAGGGAGTGGAGCGCACCTTCGCCCATATGAGGGAGACGATCCTCTGGGCGACCCTGTTCGGGGTGCTGCTGTCGACGGCCATGGTCTCCTATGTCTCCTGGTCGATCTCCAGGCCGCTCCGTACGATTGAGCGGACGACGGCAGAGATCGGGCGGGGAAATTACACCGAGCGCGTGAAGGTAGACACGGCCGACGAGATTGGCGACCTGGCGCAGACGATCAATACGCTGGCAGGCAGACTGGAGCGTGTCGAACAGGAGAGACATCATCTGGAGCAGGTGCGGAACGATTTTCTCGCCAATGTTTCCCATGAATTGCGCACCCCGCTCACGGCGATGCAGGGCTTTCTGGAAGCCTTGCAGGACGGCCTCGTCGAAGAGGAGGAGGCCAGACAGAAATACTACGCCGTCATGTATGCGGAGACGCTGCACATCAGTCGCCTGGTGGACGATCTGATGGATTTGATGAAGCTGGAGAACAACGAACTGACCTTGGCCAAATTCCCGGTCGATGTCGGAGGTCTGATCGAAAAGGTGGCGCTCTCCTTCCGTCCGGAAGCGGAAGAGAAGGGGATCGAGATCACTGTCGAGCGGCCTGACACCCTGCCTAAAATCTACGCCGATAAAGACCGCATCGTGCAAATTATGAAGAATCTCGTGAAAAATGCGATTAAGTTTACGGATGAAGGCACCATTGCACTGTCTGCCCAGACGGATGGAAACTGGGTCGAAATCGCCGTCTCCGATACTGGGATCGGCATCTCGGCGGATGACCAGGAGCGCGTCTGGGAGCGATTTTTCAAAGTAGATCGCGGCCGCTCCAAGAAAAACAAGGGAACGGGACTCGGGCTCGCCATCGTCAAAGAGCTGGTCGAGCTTCACGATGGTGAGGTAACCGTAGAAAGCGAACCGGGCAAGGGCAGCCGTTTTGTGGTCCGATTGCCCGTCTTGGATGATCAGCGTATGATCTCCTGA